A region of Thiofilum sp. DNA encodes the following proteins:
- the dcm gene encoding DNA (cytosine-5-)-methyltransferase has product MGDLPPHLQHESFIRTGAKKTGGPNMRLLRLEHDKPALTVTAYIFNKFVHPTEDRYLTPREAATLQDFPVNYVFLGTQGQIHQQIGNAVPVKLSKAIAEEVANYFVKQGQTGQINIASYFCGAGGLDLGFEQASNTLIQFKTCFATDIEESVAQTISENRPEWNFQRADIRELEPEQVRILMGVNPDVIIGGPPCQPFSVAGKQKATYDPLGILYRDYIRHIDYLKPKMVVMENVYGLGQVKSANMIEEIYQSFIDIDYNVTHSELMAANYGTPQKRRRLFFIATRDQNNFQFPEPTHAEHENLFGLPRYIGAGEVLSLLPPALLRT; this is encoded by the coding sequence ATGGGTGATTTACCTCCGCATTTGCAACACGAGAGTTTCATTCGTACAGGTGCAAAGAAGACCGGTGGCCCCAATATGCGTCTATTGCGTTTGGAGCATGACAAGCCTGCTCTAACAGTAACAGCGTATATTTTCAATAAGTTTGTTCACCCAACAGAAGATCGTTATTTGACACCCCGTGAAGCAGCTACCTTGCAGGACTTCCCTGTAAACTATGTTTTTTTGGGTACACAAGGGCAAATTCACCAACAAATTGGTAATGCTGTTCCAGTCAAATTGAGTAAAGCAATTGCAGAGGAGGTGGCTAACTATTTTGTCAAACAAGGACAAACAGGACAAATTAATATCGCCTCATACTTTTGTGGTGCTGGTGGTCTGGATTTAGGATTTGAGCAGGCTAGCAATACACTTATTCAATTTAAAACCTGCTTTGCCACCGATATTGAAGAATCAGTAGCCCAAACCATTAGTGAAAACAGACCAGAGTGGAATTTTCAGCGTGCTGATATCCGAGAGCTGGAGCCAGAACAAGTACGGATATTAATGGGAGTTAACCCCGATGTTATTATTGGTGGCCCACCCTGCCAACCGTTCAGTGTCGCAGGCAAACAAAAAGCGACATATGACCCATTAGGGATTTTATATCGTGATTATATTCGCCATATTGATTACTTAAAACCCAAAATGGTAGTCATGGAAAATGTCTATGGTCTTGGACAAGTAAAGAGCGCCAATATGATTGAAGAAATTTATCAATCATTTATCGATATTGATTATAACGTGACTCACAGTGAACTGATGGCGGCTAATTACGGTACACCTCAAAAACGCCGCCGCTTATTTTTTATAGCGACCAGAGACCAAAATAACTTTCAATTTCCAGAGCCTACCCATGCTGAACATGAAAATTTATTTGGGCTTCCTCGTTATATTGGTGCTGGCGAGGTACTTTCCTTACTGCCTCCTGCACTATTAAGAACTTAA
- a CDS encoding ribonucleotide-diphosphate reductase subunit beta, translating to MTLNWDDPLATAPQSAKVALDKTVSKPTQEVWLHEQRESQTIVKPSIAPTPSSSTSVSRTPASCDQTPVTFTPMQPINPEDKRVINGMADINQLAPFKYPWAWEFFLNANKNHWTPLDINMAQDVHDYHHNLKPSERHVYENVLAYLTTSDILAMRNIGLAVMEKMTAPELQIYQARQVYEEALHTWTYQHCIETIGLNQSEIYNRYRVVPEINAKIQIANRRLNAVMRSDLNLRNPDDLHQFVLSYVFFSGIFEGCWFYNGFSPIFALQRRGLMKGTAEQLQYIMRDEVLHCSFGIRVARQIMLEENVQLDPQALRHMWDEAEAAEAGYANFLLPNPILGYSKEDHSEQFRFTANRRARQLGLEEPFPGAKNALPWLDEQSNMRKEKNFFETRVTEYQTGGALKWD from the coding sequence ATGACCCTAAATTGGGATGACCCGCTAGCTACCGCGCCTCAAAGCGCTAAGGTAGCACTTGATAAAACAGTTTCTAAACCCACCCAAGAGGTATGGTTGCATGAGCAGCGCGAGAGCCAAACTATCGTTAAGCCGTCAATTGCGCCAACGCCGTCGTCAAGCACGTCGGTAAGCAGAACACCGGCGAGCTGTGATCAGACGCCGGTTACGTTCACACCGATGCAGCCCATTAACCCCGAAGACAAACGGGTTATTAATGGAATGGCTGATATAAACCAGCTTGCGCCGTTTAAATACCCTTGGGCTTGGGAGTTTTTCCTTAATGCCAATAAAAACCATTGGACGCCTCTTGACATTAATATGGCGCAGGATGTGCATGATTATCATCACAACCTTAAACCTTCTGAGCGCCATGTCTATGAAAATGTACTCGCTTATTTAACGACTTCCGATATTTTAGCGATGCGCAATATTGGCTTAGCCGTTATGGAAAAAATGACTGCGCCCGAATTACAAATTTATCAGGCACGGCAAGTATATGAAGAAGCGTTACATACCTGGACGTATCAACACTGCATTGAAACCATCGGTTTAAATCAAAGCGAAATCTATAATCGTTATCGCGTAGTTCCCGAAATTAATGCCAAGATTCAAATTGCGAATCGACGTTTAAATGCGGTAATGCGTTCAGATTTAAATTTGCGTAATCCTGATGATTTACACCAGTTTGTTTTATCCTATGTATTCTTTTCGGGTATTTTTGAGGGTTGTTGGTTTTATAATGGGTTTTCGCCTATTTTTGCTTTACAACGTCGTGGTTTAATGAAAGGTACGGCGGAGCAATTGCAATATATTATGCGCGATGAAGTATTACATTGTTCTTTTGGTATTCGTGTAGCACGGCAAATTATGCTGGAAGAAAATGTGCAATTAGATCCCCAAGCCTTGCGCCATATGTGGGATGAGGCTGAAGCCGCCGAAGCAGGCTATGCTAATTTCTTATTGCCTAATCCGATTTTGGGTTACTCCAAAGAGGATCACAGCGAGCAATTCCGCTTCACTGCCAATCGTCGTGCACGACAATTAGGACTAGAGGAACCGTTCCCTGGTGCAAAAAATGCGCTACCTTGGCTGGATGAACAATCCAATATGCGCAAAGAAAAGAACTTCTTTGAAACTCGCGTGACGGAATATCAAACGGGTGGCGCGTTGAAGTGGGATTAG
- a CDS encoding DUF1007 family protein — translation MRLKYWQVISVLLGVVLSASLYAHGYQYLIQVHSALVLNERGELSALEQVWHYDPTTTQLLIEGAGLNTTSSDTDLTALKEQLVQDLTDLAYFTELRFNGVIAPRERVQDSSLTLSQGRLVLTLKQPLSPALKLKGELVIDMADPTGVGIPYHGQPNQVLLPAALQSRCQVSIERRQSITDLENFEHGKPAEWVKINCAE, via the coding sequence ATGCGCTTGAAATACTGGCAAGTTATCAGTGTGCTGTTGGGCGTGGTGTTGAGTGCGTCACTCTATGCTCATGGCTACCAATATTTGATTCAAGTACATAGTGCCTTAGTGCTTAATGAGCGTGGTGAGCTGAGCGCGTTGGAGCAAGTTTGGCATTATGACCCCACCACTACTCAGTTGCTAATAGAAGGGGCGGGACTGAATACAACCAGCAGTGATACAGATCTAACCGCTTTAAAAGAGCAGCTAGTGCAGGATTTAACTGATTTGGCGTATTTTACGGAGTTGCGGTTTAATGGTGTTATTGCACCACGGGAACGGGTGCAAGACTCTTCGTTAACGCTCTCACAGGGGCGGCTGGTGTTAACTCTCAAGCAACCCCTCAGCCCCGCACTAAAACTCAAAGGCGAGTTAGTGATTGATATGGCAGACCCTACCGGTGTCGGTATTCCTTATCATGGTCAACCTAATCAAGTGCTGTTACCCGCTGCTTTACAGTCACGCTGTCAGGTGAGCATTGAGCGGCGCCAATCAATCACGGATTTAGAAAATTTTGAGCACGGCAAACCTGCCGAATGGGTTAAAATTAACTGTGCTGAATAA
- a CDS encoding DUF6174 domain-containing protein has protein sequence MSTINTTRISPMATIGSTTNNLTTSRNIATPAPVPTLASAPMQNIGQQTTAQIGMAQPMSIRPAPYVETITTVGTEGDDTLSADATPAQISANTGFGYHGIRGGAGNDTLVFTKRFGDYYIQNNYADTAKLDISDRFPTEPYQPQRAVSEIERFQFSDITLDRVALTDPRQKLNYFRNQWASQGTNNYTLNLNRYNDNGGMGASATVDVINGQVVSASNPYSTQPADPALSNFTVNDLFNLAERAISEGNGAEINFDERGIPNNMRVGNDYYSAYLQSIIVPATSGNDTVAIPTPSFNPSQNIPMDNKTYWGGAGQDTAVLSGKLSDYSISSQPDGTIMISPFDGQPVTIKDFESFRFADISLTKEQLLDPAQTLNYRRQQWQAQGLSNYSLSVSKYTNNAMEGIPVAMADSISSGPVGGYENAQLDVVNGRVVKASSYDLNNPTVSPELANLTVDALFDLAQKALDRGEKVEINYDQRGVPNNVRIGNINYSAYLQANLIAGTAGDDTLNAQFTPYPTTPTIGLEQILPSRYWGDAGNDTLAINGRLRDFMVNRNPNSDTFDIYANDGNKTSVSTVDIERLQFSDVSIDTAQYKPQLLNYYQQQWNSAPLQDYTLELTKSKAPVYNPADSFIAPVLSDNFERATLEVKNGQIVSVTATDSMGNPTTPSAELANLTVDKLFTIAQQALATNAKTEINYDSRKAYPQSIQIPTDGSNTYYSAYVRVPGEPDIMPVPYYASGASVGRGGVTGIGGWASSSTAILVPTPAPAPSVTTTSGTTSSTPVPQPVTTTSTISTPVTTTSGVSNTSPTIQDDGRIKIDQQVLIRLLMALIQLLKTMQANNESHNQNTVTHTNTVNNIFTRRVRN, from the coding sequence ATGAGCACTATAAATACTACTCGCATCAGCCCTATGGCGACTATTGGCTCTACTACTAATAACCTTACCACTAGCCGCAATATCGCCACTCCCGCCCCCGTACCCACTTTAGCCAGTGCGCCCATGCAAAACATCGGTCAGCAAACTACGGCTCAAATTGGCATGGCTCAACCCATGAGCATTAGACCCGCTCCCTACGTTGAAACCATTACAACAGTAGGCACAGAGGGCGACGATACCCTGAGTGCGGATGCTACGCCTGCACAAATCAGTGCTAATACGGGCTTTGGTTATCATGGCATTCGGGGGGGAGCGGGTAATGATACCTTGGTCTTTACTAAGCGCTTTGGTGATTACTACATTCAAAATAATTACGCCGATACCGCAAAGCTAGACATTTCTGATCGCTTCCCTACTGAGCCTTATCAACCCCAACGCGCGGTGAGCGAAATTGAGCGCTTCCAGTTTTCCGATATTACCTTAGATCGCGTTGCACTGACTGACCCACGCCAAAAGCTCAATTACTTCCGTAATCAATGGGCTAGCCAAGGGACGAATAACTACACCCTAAATCTCAATCGCTATAACGATAACGGCGGCATGGGTGCTAGTGCCACAGTGGATGTAATTAATGGGCAAGTAGTGAGTGCCTCTAACCCCTACTCTACTCAACCTGCTGATCCAGCCCTATCCAACTTCACCGTCAATGATCTATTTAATTTAGCTGAGCGGGCAATTAGTGAGGGCAATGGAGCAGAAATCAATTTTGATGAGCGCGGTATTCCTAACAATATGCGCGTAGGCAATGACTATTACTCCGCCTATTTACAATCTATTATCGTACCTGCTACTTCAGGCAATGATACAGTTGCTATTCCTACCCCTAGTTTTAATCCTAGCCAAAACATACCCATGGATAATAAGACCTATTGGGGTGGTGCGGGGCAGGATACTGCCGTACTTTCAGGAAAACTCAGCGATTACTCCATATCCAGCCAACCTGATGGCACAATTATGATCAGTCCCTTTGACGGCCAACCTGTCACTATTAAAGACTTTGAAAGCTTCCGCTTTGCAGACATTAGTTTGACTAAAGAACAACTGCTTGATCCGGCGCAAACCCTCAACTACCGCCGTCAACAATGGCAAGCTCAAGGTTTGAGTAATTACTCACTCTCCGTCAGTAAGTACACTAATAATGCAATGGAAGGGATTCCTGTTGCGATGGCAGATAGCATTAGTAGCGGCCCCGTAGGAGGCTACGAAAATGCTCAGCTTGATGTCGTTAATGGACGAGTGGTTAAAGCTAGTTCCTACGATTTGAATAACCCAACGGTCAGTCCTGAACTGGCTAATTTAACAGTGGATGCCTTATTTGATTTGGCTCAAAAAGCGCTTGATCGCGGCGAAAAGGTAGAAATCAATTACGATCAACGCGGTGTACCGAATAATGTACGAATTGGTAATATTAATTACTCAGCTTATCTCCAAGCTAATTTAATTGCAGGCACAGCAGGTGACGATACGCTGAATGCTCAATTCACACCTTATCCTACTACTCCCACTATCGGCTTGGAGCAGATACTACCTTCACGCTATTGGGGCGATGCAGGTAATGATACCTTAGCTATTAATGGTCGGTTACGTGATTTTATGGTGAATCGCAATCCTAACAGTGACACCTTTGACATTTATGCTAATGACGGCAATAAAACCTCAGTGTCGACCGTTGATATAGAGCGCTTACAGTTTAGTGACGTGAGTATTGATACCGCACAATACAAACCGCAATTGCTCAATTATTATCAGCAGCAATGGAATAGTGCACCCTTACAGGATTACACCTTAGAGCTGACTAAATCTAAAGCTCCCGTCTATAATCCAGCCGACAGTTTTATCGCTCCTGTGTTATCTGATAACTTTGAACGTGCGACCCTTGAGGTGAAAAACGGGCAAATTGTATCGGTCACAGCCACCGACTCTATGGGCAATCCCACTACACCAAGTGCCGAGCTGGCTAACCTTACTGTAGATAAGCTGTTTACGATTGCGCAACAAGCACTAGCTACTAATGCCAAAACTGAGATTAATTACGACTCACGTAAGGCTTATCCGCAATCGATTCAAATTCCAACTGACGGCAGTAATACGTATTACAGCGCCTATGTACGTGTTCCGGGTGAACCTGACATTATGCCAGTGCCTTATTATGCCAGCGGCGCTAGTGTCGGAAGAGGAGGTGTAACTGGCATCGGTGGCTGGGCAAGCAGTTCCACCGCTATTCTTGTTCCGACACCTGCACCTGCACCTAGCGTAACCACTACTAGCGGAACTACTAGCAGCACTCCCGTACCGCAACCCGTTACAACCACTAGCACAATTAGTACTCCTGTAACTACGACTAGCGGTGTCAGTAATACCTCACCAACTATACAAGACGATGGTCGAATTAAAATCGATCAGCAAGTTTTAATTCGTTTACTGATGGCGCTGATTCAATTATTGAAAACTATGCAAGCCAATAATGAATCTCACAATCAAAATACGGTAACGCATACTAATACCGTGAATAACATTTTCACGCGCCGAGTACGTAATTAG
- a CDS encoding ribonucleoside-diphosphate reductase subunit alpha, translating into MSTTYTTDKDSAPTIQAPTLQHPEWRVIRRNGEVTGFDARKIYVAMTKAFLDVEGSSASGSARIHDLVTSLTEKVIEQLNRRTAEGANIHIEDIQDQVELAMMRAGEHKVARSYVLYREERSRLRAEKEAKARKGKKKTETTIKVKYANGELRPLDEERLKRLIAEAVAGLEGVNAEQVYKDALRNLYDGITEKEVATALIISTRILIDRDPNYTYVASRMLLDTLRREALTLLEGNPTEATQAEMQTLYAETLHKALQKGVEVKLLSEELLRYDLDTLGAAIKPERDLQFTYLGLQTLYDRYFLHHNGVRFELPQVFFMRVAMGLAINEVDREGRAIEFYNLLSSFDFMSSTPTLFNSGTLRPQLSSCYLTTVPDDLDGIYNAIKDNALLSKYAGGLGNDWTPVRGMGAHIQGTNGKSQGVVPFLKVANDTAVAVNQGGKRKGAVCAYLETWHIDIEDFLELRKNTGDERRRTHDMNTANWIPDLFMKRVAADQEWTLFSPDETPDLHDLTGQAFEARYAEYEAKAARGDLKLHRKIPAQQLWRKMLGMLFETGHPWITFKDPCNLRYTNQHVGVVHSSNLCTEITLHTNISEVAVCNLGSVNLPAHVVNGKLDLEKLERTVTTAMRMLDNVIDYNYYSVPQARRSNLKHRPVGLGIMGFQDALYAMNMAYSSMEAVDFADRSMEAVSYFAIRASSNLAAERGKYASYQGSLWSRGILPIDSLDLLAESRGEYFNVDKTQTLDWDSLRQLIKNQGMRNSNVMAIAPTATISNICGVSQSIEPTYQNLFVKSNLSGEFTVINPYLVQELKAMGMWDEVMMNDLKYFDGSVQRLDRVPDSFKAKYATAFEMDARWLVEAASRRQKWIDQGQSLNLYMAEPNGQKLDNLYKLAWVRGLKTTYYLRTLGATGAEKTGSDDMPTTKSTTPSAAAPTGGKPSLHLVANNLVTVGSEAPKACSLLDPECEACQ; encoded by the coding sequence ATGTCAACTACCTATACTACCGATAAAGATTCTGCTCCCACTATTCAAGCACCTACCTTACAACACCCCGAATGGCGGGTAATTCGCCGTAATGGTGAGGTAACAGGATTTGATGCGCGTAAAATATATGTAGCCATGACTAAAGCCTTTTTAGATGTGGAAGGTAGTAGCGCCTCTGGCTCGGCACGGATTCATGATTTAGTCACTAGCCTTACCGAAAAAGTGATTGAGCAATTAAATCGCCGCACCGCTGAAGGGGCGAATATTCATATTGAGGATATTCAAGATCAAGTCGAACTCGCCATGATGCGGGCGGGTGAACATAAAGTCGCACGTAGCTATGTGCTGTATCGTGAAGAGCGTTCTCGTCTACGCGCTGAAAAAGAAGCCAAAGCACGCAAAGGTAAAAAGAAAACCGAAACTACGATCAAAGTTAAATATGCTAATGGCGAACTACGTCCATTGGATGAGGAACGCCTTAAGCGTTTAATTGCTGAAGCGGTAGCAGGCTTAGAAGGTGTTAATGCTGAGCAGGTCTATAAGGATGCGCTGCGCAATCTATACGATGGCATCACAGAAAAAGAAGTCGCTACTGCGCTGATTATTAGCACTCGTATTCTGATTGATCGTGATCCGAATTATACCTATGTGGCCTCACGTATGCTGTTGGACACCCTACGCCGTGAAGCGCTTACACTTTTGGAAGGTAATCCCACTGAAGCTACTCAAGCAGAGATGCAAACTCTGTATGCTGAAACCTTACACAAAGCCTTACAAAAAGGGGTTGAGGTCAAATTACTCAGTGAAGAATTATTGCGTTATGACCTAGATACATTAGGGGCAGCGATAAAACCAGAGCGTGATTTGCAATTCACCTATTTAGGTTTGCAAACCCTGTATGACCGCTATTTCCTGCATCACAATGGTGTGCGCTTTGAGTTACCCCAAGTGTTTTTCATGCGCGTGGCAATGGGCTTAGCGATTAATGAAGTGGATCGTGAAGGTCGGGCGATTGAGTTTTATAACCTGCTCTCTAGCTTTGACTTTATGAGCAGTACGCCGACCTTATTCAACTCTGGTACTTTACGTCCGCAATTATCGTCGTGCTATTTGACCACCGTGCCCGATGATTTAGACGGGATTTATAATGCTATTAAAGACAATGCCTTACTGTCTAAATATGCAGGTGGCTTAGGTAACGACTGGACGCCTGTACGCGGCATGGGGGCGCATATCCAAGGCACTAATGGCAAATCTCAGGGGGTCGTGCCGTTTTTAAAAGTCGCGAATGATACGGCGGTAGCAGTTAATCAGGGTGGTAAGAGAAAGGGAGCTGTCTGTGCTTATCTCGAAACATGGCATATTGATATTGAAGACTTTTTAGAGCTGCGCAAAAACACCGGAGATGAGCGTCGTCGTACTCATGATATGAATACCGCTAACTGGATTCCAGACCTATTCATGAAGCGTGTGGCGGCGGATCAAGAGTGGACACTATTTTCACCTGATGAAACTCCAGACTTGCATGATTTAACCGGACAAGCCTTTGAAGCGCGTTATGCCGAATACGAGGCAAAAGCAGCACGCGGTGACCTAAAACTACATCGTAAAATCCCCGCTCAACAACTGTGGCGTAAAATGCTAGGGATGCTTTTTGAAACCGGACACCCTTGGATTACTTTTAAAGACCCTTGCAATTTACGCTATACCAACCAGCATGTGGGTGTGGTGCATTCCAGTAACCTATGTACTGAAATTACCTTACATACCAATATATCCGAGGTGGCGGTCTGTAATCTTGGCTCAGTCAATCTACCCGCGCATGTTGTTAATGGCAAACTCGATCTAGAAAAGCTAGAGCGTACTGTCACGACTGCCATGCGTATGCTGGATAATGTCATTGACTATAACTACTACAGCGTGCCTCAAGCGCGGCGCTCTAATCTAAAACACCGTCCGGTGGGTTTAGGCATTATGGGTTTCCAAGACGCTCTATATGCGATGAATATGGCGTATAGCTCGATGGAAGCAGTGGATTTTGCAGATCGTAGTATGGAAGCGGTGTCGTATTTTGCGATTCGTGCCTCTAGCAATCTCGCCGCCGAGCGCGGCAAATATGCGAGTTACCAAGGCTCATTATGGAGTCGCGGTATTCTCCCGATTGACTCGCTGGATTTATTAGCCGAGTCGCGTGGCGAATATTTTAATGTGGATAAAACCCAAACCCTCGATTGGGATAGTTTACGCCAACTCATTAAAAACCAAGGTATGCGCAACTCCAACGTAATGGCAATTGCCCCTACTGCAACGATTTCTAATATCTGTGGCGTGTCGCAATCGATTGAGCCGACCTATCAAAACTTGTTTGTGAAGTCGAATCTATCGGGTGAATTTACCGTGATTAATCCTTATCTCGTGCAAGAACTCAAAGCGATGGGTATGTGGGATGAGGTGATGATGAATGATCTCAAGTACTTTGACGGCTCGGTGCAACGCCTAGATCGAGTACCGGATAGCTTTAAAGCCAAGTATGCAACTGCCTTTGAAATGGATGCGCGTTGGTTAGTCGAGGCGGCGAGTCGGCGTCAAAAGTGGATTGATCAAGGTCAGTCATTAAACCTGTATATGGCAGAGCCGAATGGTCAAAAGCTGGATAATCTCTACAAGTTAGCATGGGTACGCGGCTTAAAAACCACTTATTACTTGCGTACTTTGGGTGCAACAGGTGCGGAAAAAACCGGATCGGATGATATGCCAACCACAAAGAGTACTACTCCCAGTGCTGCTGCTCCAACAGGTGGTAAACCTAGTTTGCATTTAGTCGCTAATAATCTGGTAACAGTAGGCTCAGAAGCGCCCAAGGCGTGTTCACTACTCGACCCAGAGTGTGAGGCTTGCCAGTAA
- a CDS encoding IS4 family transposase: MDLSDGLRDSLKAHLSWGKPRLDCFVGMLHTLLSARQMNLALLAVHIDSDTDIGSRYRRMQRFFSQVFFNYNDIAHFLMGMFAFSGQQYYLTLDRTNWKWGKSNLNLLTLAVVYQGAAIPVYWMVLNKRGNSNQRERIALLQRFISQFGRNNILGVLADREFIGGQWWKWLSSKEIPYLIRIKGNQLMTDKHKKEAHVRSLFANLKPGKRRVLRHRRDVSGEWVWLSGSKLPSGELLIIASNHYTADPIGTYRLRWEIENLFQCLKGRGFHMEATHFTKPLASKR; the protein is encoded by the coding sequence ATGGATCTGAGCGATGGACTACGTGACAGTTTAAAAGCCCACTTGAGTTGGGGCAAGCCCCGTTTGGATTGTTTTGTGGGAATGCTGCATACTTTGCTGAGTGCGCGACAAATGAATTTGGCGTTGTTGGCGGTACACATAGATTCTGACACCGACATTGGTTCCCGCTATCGACGGATGCAACGCTTTTTTAGCCAAGTGTTCTTTAATTACAATGACATTGCCCATTTTCTTATGGGAATGTTCGCCTTTAGTGGTCAACAATACTACCTCACACTCGACAGAACCAACTGGAAATGGGGCAAATCCAACCTCAATCTCCTGACTTTGGCGGTTGTTTACCAAGGTGCGGCTATCCCCGTTTACTGGATGGTGTTGAACAAACGCGGTAATTCTAACCAACGTGAACGTATTGCCCTGCTGCAACGATTTATCAGCCAATTCGGGCGCAACAACATCTTGGGTGTGTTGGCTGACCGTGAGTTTATTGGTGGTCAATGGTGGAAGTGGTTGTCTTCCAAAGAGATTCCCTACTTGATTCGTATCAAGGGTAATCAGTTGATGACCGACAAACACAAAAAAGAGGCGCATGTCCGCTCGCTGTTTGCCAACCTCAAGCCGGGTAAACGGCGCGTTCTCCGTCACCGTCGCGACGTTAGCGGGGAATGGGTTTGGCTCAGTGGCTCAAAGCTGCCCAGTGGTGAGTTGTTGATTATCGCCAGCAACCACTACACGGCTGATCCCATTGGCACTTATCGGCTACGTTGGGAAATTGAAAACCTGTTCCAATGCTTGAAAGGGCGTGGTTTTCACATGGAAGCCACTCACTTCACCAAACCCCTCGCATCAAAAAGATGA
- a CDS encoding HNH endonuclease encodes MKFKPWTREETLVALNLYCQLPFGKLYRGNPIIIEVAKLIGKTPSALAMKLANLSSLDPKITQSGRKGLVSCSKLDKQIWNDFQNNPEIIAYESQLIIEKMSKAKSTLKDLSALDEDVFIETDLNTNIETTRISHIKTRLNQNLFRKIVLSNYNTTCCITGVRDPRLLIASHIIPWSSDSTHRLNPRNGLCLNVLHDRAFDRGLITITPSYEIKVSKSFIEQENSPMIQDYVKNFNDSKIKLPSKFLPAKEFLEFHNETIFIG; translated from the coding sequence ATGAAATTTAAACCATGGACAAGAGAAGAAACACTTGTTGCTTTAAATTTATATTGTCAATTACCTTTTGGGAAATTATATAGAGGCAACCCGATTATTATTGAGGTTGCCAAGTTAATAGGTAAAACTCCTAGTGCATTAGCCATGAAATTAGCCAATCTCTCTAGTCTTGATCCAAAAATCACACAATCTGGACGTAAAGGATTAGTTTCATGTTCCAAACTAGATAAACAAATATGGAATGATTTTCAAAACAACCCTGAAATTATCGCCTATGAAAGCCAACTTATTATCGAAAAAATGTCTAAAGCAAAGTCTACACTTAAGGATTTGTCAGCTTTAGATGAAGATGTATTCATAGAAACAGATCTAAATACAAATATCGAAACCACTAGAATTTCACATATCAAAACACGATTAAATCAAAACCTATTTAGAAAGATTGTTTTAAGTAACTACAATACCACCTGTTGTATCACAGGTGTACGTGACCCTAGGCTGTTAATTGCCAGTCATATTATACCTTGGAGTAGTGATTCTACACATAGGTTAAACCCCAGAAATGGGTTATGTTTAAATGTTTTACATGATAGAGCCTTTGATCGTGGTCTAATAACGATAACCCCTTCATATGAAATAAAAGTATCAAAATCTTTCATAGAGCAAGAAAATAGTCCTATGATTCAGGATTATGTAAAGAATTTTAATGACTCTAAAATAAAACTACCTAGTAAATTTTTACCCGCTAAAGAGTTTTTAGAGTTTCATAATGAAACCATATTTATAGGTTAA
- a CDS encoding DUF1007 family protein: MKRVAVYASLLMALGMSAPVLADGFHYYVDVTSELELDEEGKLMGIRQVWDYAPEITEIMLEDMEVISDENLTALGDDMMQDLEKLGYFAEFNVDGVSIDRTEIEDYDILLPSEKQLELQMFHPLAEPVDIKGKKFTIDMADPDGTGILKHANLASVTLPDALKSECKVNLEEKQDPNNIDAYVHGDPVQLVIIDCTKP; the protein is encoded by the coding sequence ATGAAACGTGTTGCTGTGTATGCCTCTCTTTTAATGGCTTTAGGGATGAGTGCGCCAGTCTTAGCTGATGGTTTCCATTATTACGTTGATGTGACCAGTGAGCTGGAGCTGGATGAGGAGGGCAAGTTGATGGGCATACGCCAAGTATGGGACTATGCACCTGAAATCACTGAGATTATGTTGGAAGATATGGAGGTCATTTCTGACGAGAATCTCACGGCACTGGGTGATGATATGATGCAGGACTTGGAAAAATTAGGTTATTTTGCTGAGTTTAATGTCGATGGTGTCAGTATTGATCGAACCGAAATAGAGGACTATGACATTTTACTCCCCTCAGAAAAGCAATTAGAACTCCAAATGTTCCATCCTCTTGCTGAACCTGTTGATATTAAAGGTAAGAAATTCACTATTGATATGGCTGATCCTGATGGTACTGGTATTTTAAAGCATGCTAATCTGGCATCCGTCACTCTACCAGACGCATTAAAGTCAGAATGCAAAGTCAATCTAGAGGAAAAGCAAGATCCGAATAATATAGACGCTTATGTACATGGCGATCCTGTGCAATTAGTGATTATTGATTGTACCAAACCATAG